From one Solanum lycopersicum chromosome 12, SLM_r2.1 genomic stretch:
- the LOC112940019 gene encoding protein PELPK1-like: MGSQMKMQWLQFACVLTFFLIGTCTMAYSPYNSYESSDSIYNKVPTTVVKSEDFKVPSESEKEYKLSFLPKNDYYKKPSILEDNYKKVSLVPEHESFLPKNDYHKKPLFSEDKYKKESYVPEVPSKDKPEYKESFLPKLDYFKKPSVSEDNYKKTSYIPEVPSMAKPEYKESFFPKFDYFKKPLAPEDNYKKTSYVPEVPSMAKPEYKESFFPKFDYFKKPLALEDTHKKAPYVPEVSTEPKPKYKVPSLPKNDYYKKPIISEDNYKKVSYVPKVPSVPKEEYKAPTLPKNDYYKKLSVSEENYKKVPLVPKVPSVPKEEYKVPSLSKKDYYKKPLVSEDNYKKVSYVPKVPSVPKEEYKAPFLSKNDYYKKSSDYYKKSSPSPSPPPPPYY; this comes from the coding sequence ATGGGAAGCCAAATGAAGATGCAATGGCTTCAATTTGCTTGTGTTTTGACATTTTTCTTGATTGGCACATGCACTATGGCATATTCACCTTACAATTCTTATGAATCATCAGATTCAATATACAATAAAGTACCAACCACAGTAGTCAAAAGTGAAGACTTCAAGGTACCCTCAGAGTCGGAAAAGGAATATAAGTTGTCATTTTTACCAAAAAATGATTACTACAAGAAGCCATCAATTTTAGAGGATAACTATAAGAAAGTATCACTTGTTCCCGAACATGAATCATTCTTGCCAAAGAATGACTACCACAAGAAGCCATTATTTTCGGAAGATAAATACAAGAAGGAGTCATATGTTCCAGAGGTACCCTCGAAGGATAAACCAGAATATAAGGagtcatttttgccaaaacttGACTACTTTAAGAAGCCATCGGTTTCAGAAGATAACTACAAGAAAACGTCATATATTCCAGAGGTACCCTCGATGGCTAAACCAGAATATAAGGAgtcattttttccaaaatttgacTACTTCAAGAAGCCATTAGCTCCAGAAGATAACTACAAGAAGACGTCATATGTTCCAGAGGTACCCTCGATGGCTAAACCAGAATATAAGGAgtcattttttccaaaatttgacTACTTCAAGAAGCCATTAGCTCTAGAAGATACACACAAGAAGGCACCATATGTTCCAGAGGTATCCACAGAGCCTAAACCGAAATACAAGGTACCATCTTTGCCAAAGAATGACTACTATAAGAAGCCAATAATTTCAGAAGATAACTATAAAAAGGTGTCATATGTTCCAAAGGTGCCCTCAGTGCCTAAAGAAGAATACAAGGCACCTACTTTGCCAAAGAATGATTACTACAAGAAGCTATCAGTTTCGGAAGAAAACTACAAAAAGGTACCACTTGTTCCAAAGGTGCCCTCAGTGCCTAAAGAAGAATACAAGGTGCCTTCTTTGTCAAAAAAAGACTACTACAAGAAGCCATTAGTTTCTGAAGATAACTACAAAAAAGTTTCATATGTTCCAAAGGTGCCCTCCGTGCCTAAAGAAGAATACAAGGCGCCTTTTTTGTCAAAGAATGACTACTACAAGAAGTCATCTGACTACTACAAGAAGTCATCGCCTTctccatcaccaccaccacctccatattattaa
- the LOC101257544 gene encoding protein PELPK1-like, with the protein MGSQMKKQLLQFACVLAFFLIATCTMAYSPYNSYESSDSTYNKVPTTVVKSEDFKVPLESEKEYKSSFLPKNNYYKKPSISEDNYKKVSFVPEHESFLPKNDYYKKPLFSEDNYKKESYVPEVPSMAKPEYKESFFPKFDYFKKPSVSEDNYKKTSYVPEVPSMAKPEYKESFFQKFDYFKKPLAPEDKYKKAPYVPKVSTEPKPEYKVPSLPKNDYYKKPTILEDNYKKVSYVPKVPSVPKEEYKAPALPKNDYYKKPSVPEENYKKVPLVPKVPSVPKEEYKVPSLSKNDYYKKPSVSEDNYKKVSYVPKVPSVPKEEYKAPSLSKNEYYKKSSVPEDNYKKVPFVSKVPSVPKEEYKVPSLPKNDYYKKPIVSEDNYKEVSYVPKVPSVPKEEYKVSSLSKNDVKKKPSPSPSPPPPYY; encoded by the coding sequence ATGGGAAGCCAAATGAAGAAGCAATTGCTTCAATTTGCTTGTGTTTTGGCATTTTTCTTGATTGCCACATGCACTATGGCATATTCACCTTACAATTCTTATGAATCATCAGATTCAACATACAATAAAGTACCAACCACAGTAGTCAAAAGTGAAGACTTCAAGGTACCCTTAGAGTCGGAAAAAGAATATAAGTcgtcatttttgccaaaaaataattactacaaGAAGCCATCAATTTCAGAGGATAACTATAAGAAAGTATCATTTGTTCCCGAACATGAATCATTCTTACCAAAGAATGACTACTACAAGAAGCCATTATTTTCGGAAGATAACTACAAGAAGGAGTCATATGTTCCAGAGGTACCCTCTATGGCTAAACCAGAATATAAGGAgtcattttttccaaaatttgacTACTTTAAGAAGCCATCAGTTTCAGAAGATAACTACAAGAAGACGTCATATGTTCCAGAGGTACCCTCAATGGCTAAACCAGAATATAAGGagtcattttttcaaaaatttgactACTTCAAGAAGCCATTAGCTCCAGAAGATAAATACAAGAAGGCGCCGTATGTTCCAAAGGTATCCACAGAGCCTAAACCGGAATACAAGGTACCATCTTTGCCAAAGAATGACTACTATAAGAAGCCAACAATTCTAGAGGATAACTATAAAAAGGTGTCATATGTTCCAAAGGTGCCCTCAGTTCCTAAAGAAGAATACAAGGCACCTGCTTTGCCAAAGAATGATTACTACAAAAAGCCATCAGTTCCAGAAGAAAACTACAAAAAGGTACCACTTGTTCCAAAGGTGCCCTCAGTGCCTAAAGAAGAATACAAGGTGCCTTCTTTGTCAAAAAATGACTACTACAAGAAGCCATCAGTTTCTGAAGATAACTACAAAAAGGTTTCATATGTTCCAAAGGTGCCCTCCGTGCCTAAAGAAGAATACAAGGCGCCTTCTTTGTCAAAGAATGAATACTACAAGAAGTCATCAGTTCCAGAAGATAACTACAAAAAGGTACCATTTGTTTCAAAGGTGCCCTCAGTGCCTAAAGAAGAGTATAAGGTGCCTTCTTTGCCAAAAAATGACTACTACAAGAAGCCAATAGTTTCAGAAGATAACTACAAAGAGGTGTCATATGTTCCAAAGGTACCCTCAGTGCCTAAAGAAGAATACAAGGTGTCTTCTTTATCAAAAAATGACGTCAAGAAGAAGCCATCACCTTCTCCATCACCACCACCTCCATATTATTAA
- the LOC109119053 gene encoding protein PELPK1-like — protein sequence MGSQMKKQWLQFACVLTFFLIATCTMAYTPYNSYESSDSTYNKVPTTVVKSEDFKVPSESEKEYKSSFLSKNDYYKKPSILEDNYKKVSLVPEHESFLPKNDYYKKPLFSEDNYKKESYVPEVPSKDKPEYKESFLPKFDYFKQPSFSEDNYKKTSYVPEVSSMAKPEYKESFFSKFDYFKKPLVSEDNYKKTSYVPKVPTEPKSEYKESFFPKFDYFKKPLVQEDNYEKVSNVPKVPSLPKNADYYKKSLVPEDNYKKVSYVPKVPSVPKEEYKIPSLPKNDYYKKSSVTEDNYKKVPFVPKVPSVPKEEYKVPSLSKNDYYKKPIVSEDNYKKTSYVPKVPSVPKEEYKVPSLSKNDYYKKPSTSPSPPPPYY from the coding sequence ATGGGAAGCCAAATGAAGAAGCAATGGCTTCAATTTGCTTGTGTTTTGACATTTTTCTTGATTGCCACATGCACTATGGCATATACACCTTACAATTCTTATGAATCATCAGATTCAACATATAATAAAGTACCAACCACAGTAGTCAAAAGTGAAGACTTCAAGGTACCCTCAGAGTCGGAAAAGGAATATAAGTCGTCATTCTTGTCAAAAAATGATTACTACAAGAAGCCATCAATTTTAGAGGATAACTATAAGAAAGTATCACTTGTTCCCGAACATGAATCATTCTTGCCAAAGAATGACTACTACAAGAAGCCATTATTTTCGGAAGATAACTACAAGAAGGAGTCATATGTTCCAGAGGTACCCTCGAAGGATAAACCAGAATATAAGGAGTCATTTTTGCCGAAATTTGACTACTTCAAGCAGCCATCGTTTTCAGAAGACAACTACAAAAAGACGTCATATGTTCCAGAGGTATCCTCGATGGCTAAACCAGAATATAAGgagtcatttttttcaaaatttgactacTTCAAGAAGCCATTAGTTTCAGAAGATAACTACAAGAAGACGTCATATGTTCCAAAGGTACCCACAGAGCCTAAATCGGAATACAAGGAgtcattttttccaaaatttgacTACTTCAAGAAGCCATTAGTTCAAGAAGATAACTACGAGAAAGTGTCAAATGTTCCAAAGGTACCATCTTTGCCAAAGAATGCCGACTACTATAAGAAGTCATTGGTTCCAGAAGATAACTACAAAAAAGTGTCATATGTACCAAAGGTGCCCTCAGTGCCTAAAGAGGAATACAAGATACCTTCTTTGCCAAAGAATGATTACTACAAGAAGTCATCAGTTACAGAAGATAACTACAAAAAGGTACCATTTGTTCCAAAAGTGCCCTCAGTGCCTAAAGAAGAGTATAAGGTGCCTTCTTTGTCAAAAAATGACTATTACAAGAAGCCAATAGTTTCAGAAGATAACTACAAGAAGACGTCATATGTTCCAAAGGTACCTTCAGTGCCTAAAGAAGAATACAAGGTGCCTTCTTTATCAAAAAATGACTACTACAAGAAGCCATCAACTTCTCCATCACCACCACCTCCATATTATTGA
- the LOC101256363 gene encoding protein PELPK1-like, producing MGIQVKKQWLQFACVLAFFLIATCTMAYSPNNSYELSDSTHNKVPNTVFKSADFKVPSESEKEYKSSFLPKNNNYKKPSVSGDNYKKVSFVPEHESFLPKNGYYKKPSLSEDNYKKESYVPKVPSMAKPKYKESVYPKFDYFKKPSVSEDNYKKASYVPEVPSMGKPEYKKSFFPKFDYFKKPSIPEDNYKKTSNVPEVPTEPKTKYNVPSLPKNDYYKKSSVPEDNYKKVSYVPKVPSVPLPKNDYYKKPSLSKDNYKKV from the coding sequence ATGGGAATCCAAGTGAAGAAGCAATGGCTTCAATTTGCTTGTGTTTTGGCATTTTTCTTGATTGCTACATGCACTATGGCATATTCACCTAATAATTCTTATGAACTATCAGATTCAACACACAATAAAGTACCAAACACAGTATTCAAAAGTGCAGACTTCAAGGTACCCTCAGAGTCGGAAAAGGAATATAAGTcgtcatttttgccaaaaaataataactacaaGAAGCCATCAGTTTCAGGAGATAACTATAAGAAAGTATCATTTGTTCCTGAACATGAATCATTCTTGCCAAAGAATGGCTACTACAAGAAGCCATCATTATCAGAAGATAACTACAAAAAGGAGTCATATGTTCCAAAGGTACCCTCAATGGCTAAACCAAAATATAAGGAGTCAGTTTATCCAAAATTTGACTACTTCAAAAAACCATCAGTTTCAGAAGATAACTACAAGAAGGCATCATATGTTCCAGAGGTACCATCGATGGGTAAGCCagaatataagaagtcattttttccaaaatttgacTACTTCAAGAAGCCATCAATTCCAGAAGATAACTACAAGAAGACGTCAAATGTTCCAGAGGTTCCCACAGAGCCTAAAACAAAATACAACGTACCATCTTTGCCAAAAAATGACTACTATAAGAAGTCATCAGTTCCAGAAGATAACTACAAAAAGGTTTCATATGTGCCAAAGGTGCCCTCAGTGCCTTTGCCAAAAAATGACTACTACAAAAAGCCATCACTTTCAAAAGATAACTACAAAAAGGTATGA
- the LOC101256660 gene encoding LOW QUALITY PROTEIN: protein PELPK1 (The sequence of the model RefSeq protein was modified relative to this genomic sequence to represent the inferred CDS: deleted 1 base in 1 codon): MGIQMKKQWLQFACVLAFFLIATCTVAHSPYNSYESSDSTYNKVPSESEKEYKSSFLPKNNYYKKSSISEDNYKKVVIAPEHESFLPKNDDYKKQSFSEDNYKKKSYVPEVSSMAKPEYKESFLPKFDYFKKPSVSEENYKKASYVPEVPSMAKPEYKVSFFPKFDYFKKPSVSEDNNKKASYVPEVPSMAKPEYKESFFPKFDYFKKPLVLEDNYKKVSYVPKVPTQPKSEYKVPSLPKNDDDYKKSSVPEDNYKMVSYVPKVPSVPKEEYKIPSLPKNDYYKKPSVPEHNYKKVPFVPKLPSMTKEEYKVPSLPKSDYYKKPSVSEDNYKKGKVPSLPKEEYKVPSLPKNDYYKKPSLPKDSYKKVSYVPKVPSVPKEEYKVPSLPKNDYYKKPIVSEDNYKKVSYVPKVPSVPKEEYKVPSLSKPDYHKMSSPSPSPPPPSY; the protein is encoded by the exons ATGGGAATCCAAATGAAGAAGCAATGGCTTCAATTTGCTTGTGTTTTGGCATTTTTCTTGATTGCCACATGCACTGTGGCACATTCACCTTATAATTCATATGAATCATCAGATTCAACATACAATAAAGTACCCTCAGAGTCGGAAAAGGAATATAAGTcgtcatttttgccaaaaaataattactacaaGAAGTCATCAATTTCAGAAGATAACTATAAGAAAGTAGTGATTGCTCCCGAGCATGAATCATTCTTGCCAAAGAATGACGACTACAAGAAGCAATCATTTTCAGAAGATAACTACAAGAAAAAGTCATATGTTCCAGAGGTATCTTCGATGGCTAAACCAGAATATAAGGagtcatttttgccaaaatttgactACTTCAAGAAACCATCAGTTTCAGAAGAGAACTACAAGAAGGCTTCATATGTTCCAGAGGTACCTTCGATGGCTAAACCAGAATATAAGGTgtcattttttccaaaatttgacTACTTCAAGAAACCATCAGTATCAGAAGATAACAACAAGAAGGCTTCATATGTTCCAGAGGTACCCTCGATGGCTAAACCAGAATATAAGGAgtca ttttttccaaaatttgacTACTTCAAGAAGCCATTAGTTCTAGAAGATAACTACAAGAAGGTGTCATATGTTCCAAAGGTACCCACACAGCCTAAATCGGAATACAAGGTGCCATCTTTGCCAAAGAATGACGATGACTATAAGAAGTCATCAGTTCCAGAAGATAACTACAAAATGGTTTCATATGTACCAAAGGTGCCCTCAGTGCCTAAAGAGGAATACAAGATACCTTCTTTGCCAAAGAATGATTACTACAAGAAGCCATCAGTTCCAGAACATAACTACAAAAAGGTACCATTTGTTCCAAAGTTGCCCTCAATGACTAAAGAAGAATACAAGGTGCCTTCTTTGCCAAAAAGTGACTACTACAAGAAGCCATCAGTTTCAGAAGATAACTACAAAAAAGGGAAGGTGCCCTCATTGCCGAAAGAAGAATACAAGGTACCTTCTTTGCCAAAGAATGATTACTACAAGAAGCCATCACTTCCAAAAGACAGCTACAAAAAGGTTTCATATGTGCCAAAGGTTCCCTCAGTGCCTAAAGAAGAGTATAAGGTGCCTTCTTTGCCAAAAAATGACTACTACAAGAAGCCAATAGTTTCAGAAGATAACTACAAAAAGGTGTCATATGTTCCAAAGGTACCCTCAGTGCCTAAAGAAGAATACAAGGTGCCTTCTTTATCAAAACCTGACTACCACAAGATGTCATCACCTTCTCCATCACCACCACCTCCATCTTATTGA